In Calliopsis andreniformis isolate RMS-2024a chromosome 6, iyCalAndr_principal, whole genome shotgun sequence, a single genomic region encodes these proteins:
- the Pdhb gene encoding pyruvate dehydrogenase E1 beta subunit, giving the protein MFSSAVRGIIRRSFSTSKWTAAQQMTVRDALNSALDEEMERDEKVFLLGEEVALYDGAYKVSRGLWKKYGDKRVIDTPITEAGFAGIAVGAAMAGLRPVCEFMTFNFSMQAIDQIINSAAKTFYMSAGRVNVPIVFRGPNGAAAGVAAQHSQCFGAWYSHCPGLKVVSPYTSEDAKGLLKAAIRDPDPVVVLENEILYGVQYPMSDEALSKDFVLPIGKAKIERAGKHVTLVAHSKAVEQALEAANELAGKGIEAEVINLRSLRPLDIDTIVQSVAKTNHVLTVEQGWPHCGIGAEISARISESEAFYHLDAPVIRITGVDTPMPYAKTLESASLPQTGDIVGAVNKVLGLVE; this is encoded by the exons ATGTTTTCG TCTGCGGTGAGGGGAATCATTCGACGTTCGTTCTCGACGTCAAAATGGACTGCTGCACAACAG ATGACAGTCCGAGATGCTTTAAATTCAGCCTTGGACGAAGAAATGGAGAGAGACGAGAAGGTATTTTTACTTGGGGAAGAGGTAGCACTGTATGACGGAGCATACAAGGTTTCTAGAGGATTATGGAAAAAGTATGGAGACAAACGAGTTATCGACACTCCTATCACAGAGGCTGGGTTTGCTGGTATTGCTGTTGGAGCTGCTATG GCTGGTTTACGTCCAGTCTGCGAGTTTATGACGTTCAATTTCTCCATGCAAGCAATCGATCAAATTATCAATTCTGCAGCAAAAACATTTTATATGTCTGCTGGTAGAGTAAATGTACCAATTGTCTTTCGTGGACCGAACGGAGCAGCAGCAGGTGTAGCAGCACAACATTCTCAATGTTTTGGTGCTTGGTATAGTCACTGTCCTGGTTTGAAAGTAGTATCGCCGTATACCAGCGAAGATGCGAAGGGTTTGCTGAAAGCCGCGATTCGGGATCCTGACCCTGTTGTTGTAttagaaaatgaaattttatatgGTGTTCAATATCCTATGTCGGATGAAGCTTTATCAAAAGACTTCGTTTTACCTATTGGTAAGGCAAAAATCGAGCGTGCTGGCAAACATGTTACATTAGTGGCACATTCCAAAGCCGTTGAACAAGCCCTCGAAGCAGCGAATGAACTTGCTGGAAAAGGAATAGAAGCAGAAGTTATAAATCTTAGGTCTTTGAGGCCTCTGGACATAGATACTATTGTACAATCTGTAGCAAAAACGAATCACGTCTTGACTGTGGAACAAGGCTGGCCACATTGCGGTATTGGAGCAGAAATTAGCGCTAGGATTTCCGAAA GTGAAGCCTTCTATCATCTTGACGCACCAGTAATTCGTATCACAGGTGTCGATACACCCATGCCGTATGCCAAAACATTGGAAAGCGCATCTCTACCACAAACGGGCGACATAGTAGGCGCAGTAAACAAAGTACTCGGCTTGGTAGAGTAA
- the Fibp gene encoding acidic fibroblast growth factor intracellular-binding protein, giving the protein MLSEVDVFISNYTLVDPEIYQLWVDGYSSSDAVNILHQRGICQQTNASIELVASDILDHYRTYALLEKLLHTPTKLASEQLAFQIEPQTSQMLIEMYYEFDDIVIRELLGKKLTSKSRKDMDEVSEKTGITLKSCRRQYDNVKRVFKIVEDLPGSLAVNIEQHFLLSEDLAKRYAAVVFIACLRFEMNKRKLQFLTFPDLYHCANSMMSLWTYRCVGSEYFDTDLDREFLLGLAECRILLENDKHHKHLVCIKLKPMLLERSYQEVDANFRCYSRAILGIGCNLHRSRDLRFFFLELVERCIEPWRQVNWSHTDLKNFLSVYTQCALDMDVLRESELRDAFERYMTVLTCCLLRMYHT; this is encoded by the exons ATGCTATCGGAAGTCGACGTATTCATCAGCAATTACACTCTTGTCGATCCTGAAATATATCAACTTTGGGTCGACGGTTATTCTT CAAGCGATGCTGTTAACATTTTGCATCAGCGAGGAATATGTCAACAAACAAATGCTTCCATTGAGTTGGTAGCTTCTGACATACTCGATCACTATCGAACTTATGCTCTTCTAGAGAAACTACTTCATACTCCTACTAAACTGGCTAGTGAACAACTCGCATTTCAAATAGAGCCTCAAACTAGTCAAATGCTTATTGAAAT GTATTACGAATTTGATGATATTGTTATAAGAGAATTATTAGGTAAGAAATTAACATCGAAAAGTAGGAAAGACATGGACGAAGTATCCGAGAAGACAGGTATCACGTTAAAAAGTTGTCGCAGACAATACGATAATGTAAAGAGAGTGTTCAAAATTGTCGAAGATTTGCCTGGTTCTTTAGCTGTTAATATCGAGCAACATTTCCTATTGTCTGAAGATCTTGCCAA ACGGTATGCGGCTGTGGTTTTTATAGCCTGTCTTCGGTTTGAAATGAACAAAAGAAAGCTCCAATTTTTGACATTTCCTGATTTATATCATTGTGCCAACAGTATGATGTCATTGTGGACATATCGTTGCGTAGGTTCAGAATATTTTGATACAGATTTGGATAGAGAATTCTTATTAGGACTGGCAGAATGTAGGATATTATTAGAAAATGATAAACATCACAAACA CTTAGTATGTATCAAGCTTAAACCTATGCTTTTGGAACGTTCGTATCAGGAAGTGGATGCGAACTTCCGCTGTTACTCTAGAGCAATTTTAGGAATAGGATGTAATCTTCATCGCTCCAGAGATCTGAGGTTTTTTTTTCTGGAATTGGTAGAAAGATGCATAGAACCATGGCGTCAAGTCAATTGGTCACATACAGATCTAAAAAATTTCTTATCAGTTTATACGCAATGCGCTTTAGACATGGATGTACTTAG AGAGAGTGAATTAAGAGATGCTTTTGAACGCTACATGACTGTCTTGACTTGTTGTTTATTGCGTATGTATCACACATGA
- the Mocs1 gene encoding molybdenum cofactor synthesis 1 isoform X3 translates to MFRKINIKTICGAVYSSTVTFGAPNASSRVQEFRELLNKKDSNGLLTDSFGRHHTYLRISVTERCNLRCLYCMPAEGVKLTKNDGILRTEEIIKLADLFVKEGVNKIRLTGGEPTVRKDIVHIIAGLKELSGLKQVAITTNGLTLTRQLPSLRRAGLDAVNISLDTLRENRFEQFTRRKGWTRVMAAIDLAIQLGYNPVKVNCVIMKGLNDDELIDFVDLTKHRPIDVRFIEYMPFQGNEWNESKMVSFSAMKKMIRDVYPDLQRLRNEHSDTSKAYHVPGFSGQIGFITSMSDNFCNSCNRLRITADGNLKVCLFEGKGEVSLRDALRNGASDDILKELIRIAVQRKKKQHAVEKKRVLMGSYRNQRIRDTRNKYITRVISHLNNKMNIRMFSLLSHVDKNGKAHMVDVGQKIESKRVAIAQAIVHVDSIISDLIIENNVKKGDVFSVAQLAGIMGAKRTSDLIPLCHPLSLSYVNVQLRLNKESYRIEIISEVRCNGRTGVEMEALTAVSIAALTIYDMCKYAASPRSMKITDIELVSKTGGTKGDFSRN, encoded by the exons ATGTTTCGTAAAATTAACATTAAAACAATTTGCGGTGCCGTGTATTCATCTACGGTAACATTCGGTGCACCAAACGCATCGTCTAGA GTACAAGAATTCAgagaattattaaataaaaaagataGCAATGGCCTGCTTACAGATTCTTTTGGACGGCATCACACCTATTTACGTATTTCAGTCACTGAACGTTGTAATCTTCGGT GTTTATACTGCATGCCAGCAGAAGGAGTGAAATTAACAAAAAATGATGGTATTTTAAGAACAgaagaaattattaaattagCTGATTTATTCGTAAAAGAGGGTGTAAATAAAATACGTTTAACTGGTGGTGAACCAACAGTACGAAAAGACATTGTTCACATTATTG CTGGCTTGAAGGAATTATCTGGGTTAAAACAGGTGGCGATTACTACTAATGGCTTAACATTAACACGTCAGTTACCATCTCTTCGACGAGCAGGATTAGATGCTGTGAATATTTCGCTAGATACATTAAGAGAAAATCGTTTTGAACAATTTACTCGTAGGAAGGGTTGGACTAGGGTCATGGCAGCAATAGATTTGGCTATTCAATTAGGCTACAATCCGGTAAAG GTTAACTGCGTAATAATGAAAGGTTTGAACGACGACGAATTAATCGATTTCGTTGATTTAACAAAACATCGACCGATCGACGTACGTTTCATCGAATACATGCCGTTTCAAGGAAACGAATGGAACGAAAGTAAAATGGTTTCCTTCAGTGCAATGAAAAAAATGATCAGGGATGTGTATCCCGATTTGCAACGTCTTCGAAACGAGCATAGCGATACGTCTAAA GCGTACCACGTCCCCGGATTTTCGGGGCAAATCGGATTCATTACGTCGATGAGTGACAATTTTTGTAATTCGTGCAATCGATTGAGAATAACAGCAGATGGAAATTTGAAAGTCTGTTTGTTCGAAGGTAAAGGAGAAGTATCTCTTCGAGATGCTTTACGTAATGGAGCATCTGATGACATTTTGAAGGAACTGATTCGTATCGCAGTACAACGTAAGAAAAAGCAACACGCAG TTGAAAAGAAACGCGTACTTATGGGAAGTTATAGAAATCAGCGAATCCGCGATACACGGAACAAATATATAACACGTGTCATTTCACATTTGAACAATAAGATGAATATAAGAATGTTTTCTTTATTGTCGCACGTGGACAAAAATGGTAAGGCGCACATGGTAGATGTCGGGCAAAAGATCGAAAGTAAACGTGTCGCGATAGCGCAAGCGATCGTACACGTCGATTCGATTATAAGTGATTTAATAATCGAGAACAACGTAAAAAAAGGAGACGTGTTTTCCGTTGCGCAATTGGCAGGTATCATGGGAGCTAAACGTACTTCTGATTTGATACCCCTGTGTCATCCACTTTCCTTATCTTATGTAAACGTGCAGTTACGTTTAAACAAAGAATCGTATCGAATAGAGATCATTAGTGAAGTCAGGTGTAATGGCAGAACCGGTGTAGAAATGGAAGCTTTAACTGCCGTGAGTATCGCGGCATTAACCATTTACGATATGTGTAAATACGCGGCTTCCCCTAGGTCAATGAAGATTACCGATATAGAATTGGTTTCGAAAACCGGTGGAACGAAAGGTGATTTTTCTAGAAATTAA
- the Mocs1 gene encoding molybdenum cofactor synthesis 1 isoform X1 → MFRKINIKTICGAVYSSTVTFGAPNASSRVQEFRELLNKKDSNGLLTDSFGRHHTYLRISVTERCNLRCLYCMPAEGVKLTKNDGILRTEEIIKLADLFVKEGVNKIRLTGGEPTVRKDIVHIIAGLKELSGLKQVAITTNGLTLTRQLPSLRRAGLDAVNISLDTLRENRFEQFTRRKGWTRVMAAIDLAIQLGYNPVKVNCVIMKGLNDDELIDFVDLTKHRPIDVRFIEYMPFQGNEWNESKMVSFSAMKKMIRDVYPDLQRLRNEHSDTSKAYHVPGFSGQIGFITSMSDNFCNSCNRLRITADGNLKVCLFEGKGEVSLRDALRNGASDDILKELIRIAVQRKKKQHAGMFNLSQMENRPMILIGVEKKRVLMGSYRNQRIRDTRNKYITRVISHLNNKMNIRMFSLLSHVDKNGKAHMVDVGQKIESKRVAIAQAIVHVDSIISDLIIENNVKKGDVFSVAQLAGIMGAKRTSDLIPLCHPLSLSYVNVQLRLNKESYRIEIISEVRCNGRTGVEMEALTAVSIAALTIYDMCKYAASPRSMKITDIELVSKTGGTKGDFSRN, encoded by the exons ATGTTTCGTAAAATTAACATTAAAACAATTTGCGGTGCCGTGTATTCATCTACGGTAACATTCGGTGCACCAAACGCATCGTCTAGA GTACAAGAATTCAgagaattattaaataaaaaagataGCAATGGCCTGCTTACAGATTCTTTTGGACGGCATCACACCTATTTACGTATTTCAGTCACTGAACGTTGTAATCTTCGGT GTTTATACTGCATGCCAGCAGAAGGAGTGAAATTAACAAAAAATGATGGTATTTTAAGAACAgaagaaattattaaattagCTGATTTATTCGTAAAAGAGGGTGTAAATAAAATACGTTTAACTGGTGGTGAACCAACAGTACGAAAAGACATTGTTCACATTATTG CTGGCTTGAAGGAATTATCTGGGTTAAAACAGGTGGCGATTACTACTAATGGCTTAACATTAACACGTCAGTTACCATCTCTTCGACGAGCAGGATTAGATGCTGTGAATATTTCGCTAGATACATTAAGAGAAAATCGTTTTGAACAATTTACTCGTAGGAAGGGTTGGACTAGGGTCATGGCAGCAATAGATTTGGCTATTCAATTAGGCTACAATCCGGTAAAG GTTAACTGCGTAATAATGAAAGGTTTGAACGACGACGAATTAATCGATTTCGTTGATTTAACAAAACATCGACCGATCGACGTACGTTTCATCGAATACATGCCGTTTCAAGGAAACGAATGGAACGAAAGTAAAATGGTTTCCTTCAGTGCAATGAAAAAAATGATCAGGGATGTGTATCCCGATTTGCAACGTCTTCGAAACGAGCATAGCGATACGTCTAAA GCGTACCACGTCCCCGGATTTTCGGGGCAAATCGGATTCATTACGTCGATGAGTGACAATTTTTGTAATTCGTGCAATCGATTGAGAATAACAGCAGATGGAAATTTGAAAGTCTGTTTGTTCGAAGGTAAAGGAGAAGTATCTCTTCGAGATGCTTTACGTAATGGAGCATCTGATGACATTTTGAAGGAACTGATTCGTATCGCAGTACAACGTAAGAAAAAGCAACACGCAG GAATGTTCAATCTATCCCAGATGGAAAACAGGCCAATGATTCTGATCGGTG TTGAAAAGAAACGCGTACTTATGGGAAGTTATAGAAATCAGCGAATCCGCGATACACGGAACAAATATATAACACGTGTCATTTCACATTTGAACAATAAGATGAATATAAGAATGTTTTCTTTATTGTCGCACGTGGACAAAAATGGTAAGGCGCACATGGTAGATGTCGGGCAAAAGATCGAAAGTAAACGTGTCGCGATAGCGCAAGCGATCGTACACGTCGATTCGATTATAAGTGATTTAATAATCGAGAACAACGTAAAAAAAGGAGACGTGTTTTCCGTTGCGCAATTGGCAGGTATCATGGGAGCTAAACGTACTTCTGATTTGATACCCCTGTGTCATCCACTTTCCTTATCTTATGTAAACGTGCAGTTACGTTTAAACAAAGAATCGTATCGAATAGAGATCATTAGTGAAGTCAGGTGTAATGGCAGAACCGGTGTAGAAATGGAAGCTTTAACTGCCGTGAGTATCGCGGCATTAACCATTTACGATATGTGTAAATACGCGGCTTCCCCTAGGTCAATGAAGATTACCGATATAGAATTGGTTTCGAAAACCGGTGGAACGAAAGGTGATTTTTCTAGAAATTAA
- the Mocs1 gene encoding molybdenum cofactor synthesis 1 isoform X2 — MFRKINIKTICGAVYSSTVTFGAPNASSRVQEFRELLNKKDSNGLLTDSFGRHHTYLRISVTERCNLRCLYCMPAEGVKLTKNDGILRTEEIIKLADLFVKEGVNKIRLTGGEPTVRKDIVHIIAGLKELSGLKQVAITTNGLTLTRQLPSLRRAGLDAVNISLDTLRENRFEQFTRRKGWTRVMAAIDLAIQLGYNPVNCVIMKGLNDDELIDFVDLTKHRPIDVRFIEYMPFQGNEWNESKMVSFSAMKKMIRDVYPDLQRLRNEHSDTSKAYHVPGFSGQIGFITSMSDNFCNSCNRLRITADGNLKVCLFEGKGEVSLRDALRNGASDDILKELIRIAVQRKKKQHAGMFNLSQMENRPMILIGVEKKRVLMGSYRNQRIRDTRNKYITRVISHLNNKMNIRMFSLLSHVDKNGKAHMVDVGQKIESKRVAIAQAIVHVDSIISDLIIENNVKKGDVFSVAQLAGIMGAKRTSDLIPLCHPLSLSYVNVQLRLNKESYRIEIISEVRCNGRTGVEMEALTAVSIAALTIYDMCKYAASPRSMKITDIELVSKTGGTKGDFSRN; from the exons ATGTTTCGTAAAATTAACATTAAAACAATTTGCGGTGCCGTGTATTCATCTACGGTAACATTCGGTGCACCAAACGCATCGTCTAGA GTACAAGAATTCAgagaattattaaataaaaaagataGCAATGGCCTGCTTACAGATTCTTTTGGACGGCATCACACCTATTTACGTATTTCAGTCACTGAACGTTGTAATCTTCGGT GTTTATACTGCATGCCAGCAGAAGGAGTGAAATTAACAAAAAATGATGGTATTTTAAGAACAgaagaaattattaaattagCTGATTTATTCGTAAAAGAGGGTGTAAATAAAATACGTTTAACTGGTGGTGAACCAACAGTACGAAAAGACATTGTTCACATTATTG CTGGCTTGAAGGAATTATCTGGGTTAAAACAGGTGGCGATTACTACTAATGGCTTAACATTAACACGTCAGTTACCATCTCTTCGACGAGCAGGATTAGATGCTGTGAATATTTCGCTAGATACATTAAGAGAAAATCGTTTTGAACAATTTACTCGTAGGAAGGGTTGGACTAGGGTCATGGCAGCAATAGATTTGGCTATTCAATTAGGCTACAATCCG GTTAACTGCGTAATAATGAAAGGTTTGAACGACGACGAATTAATCGATTTCGTTGATTTAACAAAACATCGACCGATCGACGTACGTTTCATCGAATACATGCCGTTTCAAGGAAACGAATGGAACGAAAGTAAAATGGTTTCCTTCAGTGCAATGAAAAAAATGATCAGGGATGTGTATCCCGATTTGCAACGTCTTCGAAACGAGCATAGCGATACGTCTAAA GCGTACCACGTCCCCGGATTTTCGGGGCAAATCGGATTCATTACGTCGATGAGTGACAATTTTTGTAATTCGTGCAATCGATTGAGAATAACAGCAGATGGAAATTTGAAAGTCTGTTTGTTCGAAGGTAAAGGAGAAGTATCTCTTCGAGATGCTTTACGTAATGGAGCATCTGATGACATTTTGAAGGAACTGATTCGTATCGCAGTACAACGTAAGAAAAAGCAACACGCAG GAATGTTCAATCTATCCCAGATGGAAAACAGGCCAATGATTCTGATCGGTG TTGAAAAGAAACGCGTACTTATGGGAAGTTATAGAAATCAGCGAATCCGCGATACACGGAACAAATATATAACACGTGTCATTTCACATTTGAACAATAAGATGAATATAAGAATGTTTTCTTTATTGTCGCACGTGGACAAAAATGGTAAGGCGCACATGGTAGATGTCGGGCAAAAGATCGAAAGTAAACGTGTCGCGATAGCGCAAGCGATCGTACACGTCGATTCGATTATAAGTGATTTAATAATCGAGAACAACGTAAAAAAAGGAGACGTGTTTTCCGTTGCGCAATTGGCAGGTATCATGGGAGCTAAACGTACTTCTGATTTGATACCCCTGTGTCATCCACTTTCCTTATCTTATGTAAACGTGCAGTTACGTTTAAACAAAGAATCGTATCGAATAGAGATCATTAGTGAAGTCAGGTGTAATGGCAGAACCGGTGTAGAAATGGAAGCTTTAACTGCCGTGAGTATCGCGGCATTAACCATTTACGATATGTGTAAATACGCGGCTTCCCCTAGGTCAATGAAGATTACCGATATAGAATTGGTTTCGAAAACCGGTGGAACGAAAGGTGATTTTTCTAGAAATTAA
- the Mocs1 gene encoding molybdenum cofactor synthesis 1 isoform X4: MACLQILLDGITPIYVFQSLNVVIFGLYCMPAEGVKLTKNDGILRTEEIIKLADLFVKEGVNKIRLTGGEPTVRKDIVHIIAGLKELSGLKQVAITTNGLTLTRQLPSLRRAGLDAVNISLDTLRENRFEQFTRRKGWTRVMAAIDLAIQLGYNPVKVNCVIMKGLNDDELIDFVDLTKHRPIDVRFIEYMPFQGNEWNESKMVSFSAMKKMIRDVYPDLQRLRNEHSDTSKAYHVPGFSGQIGFITSMSDNFCNSCNRLRITADGNLKVCLFEGKGEVSLRDALRNGASDDILKELIRIAVQRKKKQHAGMFNLSQMENRPMILIGVEKKRVLMGSYRNQRIRDTRNKYITRVISHLNNKMNIRMFSLLSHVDKNGKAHMVDVGQKIESKRVAIAQAIVHVDSIISDLIIENNVKKGDVFSVAQLAGIMGAKRTSDLIPLCHPLSLSYVNVQLRLNKESYRIEIISEVRCNGRTGVEMEALTAVSIAALTIYDMCKYAASPRSMKITDIELVSKTGGTKGDFSRN, translated from the exons ATGGCCTGCTTACAGATTCTTTTGGACGGCATCACACCTATTTACGTATTTCAGTCACTGAACGTTGTAATCTTCG GTTTATACTGCATGCCAGCAGAAGGAGTGAAATTAACAAAAAATGATGGTATTTTAAGAACAgaagaaattattaaattagCTGATTTATTCGTAAAAGAGGGTGTAAATAAAATACGTTTAACTGGTGGTGAACCAACAGTACGAAAAGACATTGTTCACATTATTG CTGGCTTGAAGGAATTATCTGGGTTAAAACAGGTGGCGATTACTACTAATGGCTTAACATTAACACGTCAGTTACCATCTCTTCGACGAGCAGGATTAGATGCTGTGAATATTTCGCTAGATACATTAAGAGAAAATCGTTTTGAACAATTTACTCGTAGGAAGGGTTGGACTAGGGTCATGGCAGCAATAGATTTGGCTATTCAATTAGGCTACAATCCGGTAAAG GTTAACTGCGTAATAATGAAAGGTTTGAACGACGACGAATTAATCGATTTCGTTGATTTAACAAAACATCGACCGATCGACGTACGTTTCATCGAATACATGCCGTTTCAAGGAAACGAATGGAACGAAAGTAAAATGGTTTCCTTCAGTGCAATGAAAAAAATGATCAGGGATGTGTATCCCGATTTGCAACGTCTTCGAAACGAGCATAGCGATACGTCTAAA GCGTACCACGTCCCCGGATTTTCGGGGCAAATCGGATTCATTACGTCGATGAGTGACAATTTTTGTAATTCGTGCAATCGATTGAGAATAACAGCAGATGGAAATTTGAAAGTCTGTTTGTTCGAAGGTAAAGGAGAAGTATCTCTTCGAGATGCTTTACGTAATGGAGCATCTGATGACATTTTGAAGGAACTGATTCGTATCGCAGTACAACGTAAGAAAAAGCAACACGCAG GAATGTTCAATCTATCCCAGATGGAAAACAGGCCAATGATTCTGATCGGTG TTGAAAAGAAACGCGTACTTATGGGAAGTTATAGAAATCAGCGAATCCGCGATACACGGAACAAATATATAACACGTGTCATTTCACATTTGAACAATAAGATGAATATAAGAATGTTTTCTTTATTGTCGCACGTGGACAAAAATGGTAAGGCGCACATGGTAGATGTCGGGCAAAAGATCGAAAGTAAACGTGTCGCGATAGCGCAAGCGATCGTACACGTCGATTCGATTATAAGTGATTTAATAATCGAGAACAACGTAAAAAAAGGAGACGTGTTTTCCGTTGCGCAATTGGCAGGTATCATGGGAGCTAAACGTACTTCTGATTTGATACCCCTGTGTCATCCACTTTCCTTATCTTATGTAAACGTGCAGTTACGTTTAAACAAAGAATCGTATCGAATAGAGATCATTAGTGAAGTCAGGTGTAATGGCAGAACCGGTGTAGAAATGGAAGCTTTAACTGCCGTGAGTATCGCGGCATTAACCATTTACGATATGTGTAAATACGCGGCTTCCCCTAGGTCAATGAAGATTACCGATATAGAATTGGTTTCGAAAACCGGTGGAACGAAAGGTGATTTTTCTAGAAATTAA